Proteins encoded in a region of the Nicotiana tomentosiformis chromosome 9, ASM39032v3, whole genome shotgun sequence genome:
- the LOC108947013 gene encoding dormancy-associated protein 2-like isoform X3 — MGSKVFMLIVLAILLVIISEVAARELAESPTNSMDKAKVFDEKNDHVNDAKDLEFGGFGGRIGGGDDGGIPGGGNGGYPGGGYGGNPGGGNSGYGGYRGGGYGGFPHN; from the exons ATGGGATCAAAGGTATTTATGCTTATTGTTTTGGCTATTTTACTTGTGATAATATCTGAGGTTGCAGCTAGGGAGTTGGCTGAGAGCCCCACCAATTCTATGGACAAAG CAAAGGTATTCGATGAGAAAAATGATCATGTAAATGATGCAAAAGACTTAGAATTTGGAGGATTCGGAGGCAGAATTGGAGGAGGAGACGATGGTGGAATCCCTGGCGGCGGTAATGGTG GTTATCCGGGTGGAGGATATGGTGGAAACCCTGGCGGCGGCAATAGTGGTTACGGAGGTTATCGAGGAGGAGGATATGGTGGATTTCCTCACAACTAA
- the LOC108947013 gene encoding dormancy-associated protein 2-like isoform X1, with product MGSKVFMLIVLAILLVIISEVAARELAESPTNSMDKAKVFDEKNDHVNDAKDLEFGGFGGRIGGGDDGGIPGGGNGGFGGFPGGGYGGNPGGGNGGFGGYPGGGYGGNPGGGNSGYGGYRGGGYGGFPHN from the exons ATGGGATCAAAGGTATTTATGCTTATTGTTTTGGCTATTTTACTTGTGATAATATCTGAGGTTGCAGCTAGGGAGTTGGCTGAGAGCCCCACCAATTCTATGGACAAAG CAAAGGTATTCGATGAGAAAAATGATCATGTAAATGATGCAAAAGACTTAGAATTTGGAGGATTCGGAGGCAGAATTGGAGGAGGAGACGATGGTGGAATCCCTGGCGGCGGTAATGGTGGTTTTGGAGGTTTTCCAGGAGGAGGGTATGGTGGAAACCCTGGCGGCGGCAATGGCGGTTTTGGAG GTTATCCGGGTGGAGGATATGGTGGAAACCCTGGCGGCGGCAATAGTGGTTACGGAGGTTATCGAGGAGGAGGATATGGTGGATTTCCTCACAACTAA
- the LOC108947013 gene encoding dormancy-associated protein 2-like isoform X2 translates to MGSKVFMLIVLAILLVIISEVAARELAESPTNSMDKAKVFDEKNDHVNDAKDLEFGGFGGRIGGGDDGGIPGGGNGGFGGFPGGGYGGNPGGGNGGYPGGGYGGNPGGGNSGYGGYRGGGYGGFPHN, encoded by the exons ATGGGATCAAAGGTATTTATGCTTATTGTTTTGGCTATTTTACTTGTGATAATATCTGAGGTTGCAGCTAGGGAGTTGGCTGAGAGCCCCACCAATTCTATGGACAAAG CAAAGGTATTCGATGAGAAAAATGATCATGTAAATGATGCAAAAGACTTAGAATTTGGAGGATTCGGAGGCAGAATTGGAGGAGGAGACGATGGTGGAATCCCTGGCGGCGGTAATGGTGGTTTTGGAGGTTTTCCAGGAGGAGGGTATGGTGGAAACCCTGGCGGCGGCAATGGCG GTTATCCGGGTGGAGGATATGGTGGAAACCCTGGCGGCGGCAATAGTGGTTACGGAGGTTATCGAGGAGGAGGATATGGTGGATTTCCTCACAACTAA
- the LOC108947013 gene encoding dormancy-associated protein 2-like isoform X4, with the protein MGSKVFMLIVLAILLVIISEVAARELAESPTNSMDKAKVFDEKNDHVNDAKDLEFGGFGGRIGGGDDGGIPGGGNGGFGGFPGGGYGGNPGGGNGGFGGGGYGGFPHN; encoded by the exons ATGGGATCAAAGGTATTTATGCTTATTGTTTTGGCTATTTTACTTGTGATAATATCTGAGGTTGCAGCTAGGGAGTTGGCTGAGAGCCCCACCAATTCTATGGACAAAG CAAAGGTATTCGATGAGAAAAATGATCATGTAAATGATGCAAAAGACTTAGAATTTGGAGGATTCGGAGGCAGAATTGGAGGAGGAGACGATGGTGGAATCCCTGGCGGCGGTAATGGTGGTTTTGGAGGTTTTCCAGGAGGAGGGTATGGTGGAAACCCTGGCGGCGGCAATGGCGGTTTTGGAG GAGGAGGATATGGTGGATTTCCTCACAACTAA